A DNA window from Niabella yanshanensis contains the following coding sequences:
- a CDS encoding EF-Tu C-terminal domain-related protein, producing the protein MNDWDTEGQINIAEFIKETKDFFGTPLTPNKINSKPVNLSDGSAWKYEAGSSLVEMIRLSQQVYQQSDFDQIIENIIGYYQVQLEKIDFLADLKYLDTSEGGRKTPAFSKYRPQIKFGFDDMQTSGEQTFINKTVVNPGEEVEASIRIIAVDHFKNRLQEGMAFEFREGPRIIGTGAIVQLLNEKLRKPADD; encoded by the coding sequence ATGAACGACTGGGATACTGAGGGTCAGATAAACATTGCTGAATTCATCAAGGAAACAAAAGATTTTTTTGGTACGCCACTCACACCAAATAAAATCAACAGCAAGCCCGTTAACCTTTCTGACGGTAGCGCCTGGAAATATGAGGCAGGGAGCTCCCTCGTTGAAATGATCAGGCTTTCTCAACAAGTGTATCAGCAATCGGATTTTGATCAGATCATCGAAAACATTATTGGCTATTATCAAGTGCAATTAGAAAAAATAGACTTCCTGGCAGATCTTAAATATTTAGATACATCAGAAGGCGGACGCAAAACTCCCGCATTTTCAAAATACCGGCCACAAATTAAGTTCGGCTTCGACGATATGCAAACCTCCGGCGAGCAGACTTTTATTAATAAAACTGTTGTAAATCCGGGAGAAGAAGTGGAGGCATCTATTCGTATTATTGCAGTAGATCATTTTAAAAACCGGTTACAGGAAGGAATGGCCTTTGAGTTTCGGGAAGGTCCAAGAATAATTGGAACAGGCGCAATTGTACAATTGCTAAATGAAAAGTTAAGGAAGCCTGCAGATGATTGA